In the genome of Mycoplasmopsis pulmonis, one region contains:
- the ffh gene encoding signal recognition particle protein — protein MFDFLGNRIQKSIQKMSKKTTLNEADILEVIKDIKFALLEADVNLLVVKKFIKDVKEKALESELIGKLNPSQTMIKIVKDELTTLLGGKAQEIKIVKKPHVIMFVGLQGGGKTTTVAKVAYYLRKKKFVENPLLVACDVYRPAAIDQLQTLAKQIQIPVYANDVSVSPIKTARQALDQAYKEKNDLVIIDTAGRLSIDEKLMEELLLIKKEIKPDEIIFVADAMSGQDIINVAKTFHEKLSLSSSIITKLDSDARGGAALSIREILNIPIKFIGTGEKISNIDIFHADRMAERILGMGDVLSLIEKTEEVVDKNKVKKMMNRMIKGNFDLEDLMENLKQVQKMGKLSKIVKMIPGLGGKIDESKLDQAESKIRLFTILISSMTSEEKKNPKLLKNASRKRRIIEGSGRSVQEYNLLVNEFETMTKKMKALSANLKEGKITPGSFGNFSI, from the coding sequence ATGTTTGATTTTCTAGGTAATAGAATACAAAAAAGTATTCAAAAAATGAGTAAAAAAACTACTTTGAATGAAGCCGATATCCTTGAGGTTATCAAAGATATCAAATTTGCTTTATTAGAAGCTGACGTTAATTTATTAGTAGTTAAAAAGTTTATTAAAGATGTTAAAGAAAAAGCCCTTGAATCAGAGCTAATAGGTAAGTTAAATCCATCTCAAACAATGATTAAAATTGTCAAAGATGAACTAACTACTTTACTCGGAGGAAAAGCCCAAGAGATTAAAATTGTTAAAAAGCCTCATGTTATTATGTTTGTTGGTCTTCAAGGTGGAGGAAAAACTACCACCGTTGCCAAAGTTGCTTATTATTTAAGAAAGAAAAAATTTGTTGAAAATCCTCTTTTGGTAGCCTGTGATGTCTACAGGCCAGCTGCCATTGATCAACTTCAAACTTTGGCTAAACAAATTCAAATTCCAGTTTATGCAAATGATGTAAGTGTTTCTCCCATAAAAACAGCAAGACAAGCCCTTGATCAAGCTTATAAAGAAAAAAATGATTTAGTAATAATTGACACTGCCGGACGTCTTTCAATAGATGAAAAGTTAATGGAAGAGCTTTTGTTAATTAAAAAAGAAATTAAGCCTGATGAAATTATTTTTGTAGCAGATGCAATGTCAGGTCAAGATATTATCAATGTTGCCAAAACTTTTCATGAAAAACTTAGTCTTAGTAGTTCAATAATTACTAAGCTAGACTCTGATGCAAGAGGTGGAGCTGCTTTATCAATTAGAGAAATTTTAAATATTCCAATTAAGTTCATAGGGACAGGAGAAAAAATTTCTAACATTGATATTTTTCATGCAGATAGAATGGCTGAGAGAATTTTAGGTATGGGAGATGTGCTTTCTCTAATTGAAAAAACTGAAGAAGTTGTTGACAAAAATAAAGTTAAAAAAATGATGAATAGAATGATCAAAGGTAATTTTGATCTTGAAGATTTAATGGAGAATCTAAAGCAAGTTCAAAAAATGGGTAAGCTTTCTAAAATTGTTAAAATGATCCCTGGATTAGGGGGCAAAATTGATGAGTCAAAACTTGATCAAGCTGAGTCAAAAATTCGTCTTTTTACAATACTTATTTCATCTATGACTAGTGAAGAGAAAAAAAATCCTAAGCTTTTAAAAAATGCTTCAAGAAAAAGAAGAATTATTGAAGGTTCAGGAAGAAGTGTTCAAGAATATAACTTATTAGTTAATGAATTTGAGACAATGACTAAGAAAATGAAAGCTCTTTCTGCAAATCTAAAAGAAGGAAAAATTACTCCAGGATCTTTTGGAAACTTTTCAATATAA